In Plasmodium brasilianum strain Bolivian I chromosome Unknown PB_00_05, whole genome shotgun sequence, a single window of DNA contains:
- a CDS encoding STP1 protein produces MENCTTRDYTGIGYGALEYLMEKEFIEARKQISSFTASLKTKKNKKEFRDECLELTNFLIEKKDKPPRFTNPKNWVPVLRNYFEYKFDKLTQHGGCPMIFDQKDRDLLELKYNALDFCELNDTYLQKLKKFKKSGNTYDCNNDTQCIQDCTEYEKWFISKKQHFEKKRHFISESCIFKNTSSQFPEKKCNILDLKTFNELPQCLSPKPDVTSEAPAKENELSAPKLDEREAEDENISQDQSLLQEEHPHDGAPNSPSESQSSSFPEDTPSGPPQLQTASEGNSETSLTNLRADIQSEHSEIATDLTNLAPAQEKIRTSTVQPPTVQETNTESITEPVPVSTESLYPKAPPRSTAEHKIYGNINYIYFHIFYALMGKFKKKKNIRRKVKFLRILLPSHSVKKDIFLSDDNLDQTIHDDEEIIKKLKIHEHNTINNTNMLKRKKDRSKTIIEVHMEVLEEFRNEDWEFKKGEFLAICLEAYKYEKHRSYPNLINGDQMENIKYSNDIEEKKIIWNKWIEKHRNLSEKLKKEDWFNNLKNEWKKEKAKLKEIEKLKYISSKENQKCSHLEREKDAWREWISNNGKIVEQNMEQDWFKGLTDEFNNILGEYENEETKNSVSLINIEEMEHNKSCEELYKFIKKKLLSKVCILAFMTVLDECKKEKNVENKESYLDSSINECNSDKNSDRQYHIIENGVEKEKKVLENSENTETFDYKEENNFTDEIKDWIGDDDTYVNSI; encoded by the exons CCTTAAagacaaagaaaaataaaaaagaatttagaGATGAATGCTTAGAACTgactaattttttaattgagAAAAAGGATAAACCTCCACGATTTACTAATCCTAAGAATTGGGTACCAGTACTTAGgaattattttgaatataaattTGACAAGCTTACTCAACATGGTGGTTGTCCTATGATTTTCGATCAAAAAGATAGAGACCTTTTAgaactaaaatataatgcGTTAGATTTCTGTGAATTAAATGATACATATCTTCAAAAACTGaagaaattcaaaaaaagtGGTAATACATATGATTGTAATAATGATACTCAGTGTATACAAGATTGTACAGAATATGAGAAGTGGTTTATAAGTAAGAAGCAACACTTCGAGAAAAAGAGACATTTCATTAGTGAAAGttgcatatttaaaaatacttcATCACAGTTTccagaaaaaaaatgcaacaTATTAGATCTTAAAACATTTAATGAACTTCCTCAATGCTTATCGCCAAAACCAGATGTAACTAGTGAAGCTCCAGCtaaagaaaatgaattaaGCGCACCCAAATTAGATGAACGTGAAGCTGAAGATGAGAATATATCTCAAGATCAAAGTCTATTACAAGAGGAGCATCCACATGACGGCGCACCTAATAGTCCATCTGAAAGCCAATCAAGCAGTTTTCCTGAAGATACACCTTCAGGTCCACCTCAACTTCAAACAGCATCCGAAGGCAACTCTGAGACAAGTTTAACTAACTTAAGAGCAGATATACAATCTGAACATTCTGAAATAGCTACAGATCTTACAAATTTGGCGCCTGCACAGGAAAAAATACGCACTTCTACAGTACAGCCTCCAACTGTTCAAGAAACAAACACAGAAAGTATTACTGAACCTGTTCCTGTATCCACTGAATCACTATATCCTAAAGCCCCTCCTCGTAGTACTGCAGAGCATAAAATTTATGGtaacattaattatatttactttcatattttt TACGCTCTAATGGGAAAgtttaaaaagaagaaaaatataagaagaaAAGTTAAATTCCTCAGAATACTACTACCTTCGCATTCTGTTAAAAAagacatatttttatcagATGATAATTTGGATCAGACAATACATGATGATGaagaaatcataaaaaaattaaaaatacatgaacataacactataaataatacaaatatgctaaagagaaaaaaggacAGATCCAAAACTATTATAGAAGTACATATGGAAGTACTTGAGGAATTCAGAAATGAAGATTgggaatttaaaaaaggtgAATTTTTAGCAATATGTCTAGAAGCATACAAATATGAAAAACATAGATCCTATcctaatttaataaatggtgatcaaatggaaaatattaaatatagcaATGatattgaagaaaaaaaaattatatggaaTAAATGGATAGAAAAGCATAGAAATCTTtctgaaaaattgaaaaaagaagattggtttaataatttgaaaaatgaatggaaaaaagaaaaagctaagttaaaagaaatagaaaaattaaaatatatatcttcaaAAGAAAATCAAAAATGTTCACATttagaaagagaaaaagatgCATGGAGAGAGTGGATATCAAACAATGGTAAAATTGTAGAACAAAATATGGAACAGGACTGGTTTAAGGGATTAACAGatgaatttaataatatattgggtgaatatgaaaatgaagaaacTAAAAATAGTGTATcactaataaatatagaagaaaTGGAACATAACAAAAGTTGCgaagaattatataagtttattaaaaaaaaattattatcaaaAGTGTGTATACTTGCATTTATGACAGTATTAGACGAATgcaaaaaagagaaaaatgtagaaaataaGGAATCATATTTAGACAGTTCAATAAATGAATGTAATTCAGATAAAAATTCAGATAGGCAATATCACATTATAGAAAATGGTgttgaaaaggaaaaaaaggttTTGGAAAATAGTGAAAATACTGAAACTTTTGATTATaaggaagaaaataattttacagaTGAAATAAAGGATTGGATAGGAGATGAtgatacatatgtaaattcTATATAA